A window of the Armatimonadota bacterium genome harbors these coding sequences:
- a CDS encoding acetate/propionate family kinase, which translates to MKPTVLAVNPGSSSLKFALFELDIATGRPERHALLTGAVDRMGTPHAALRWTCSAGKTGETAVPGIGMADAWSAVQRSLVGAPLPIAIVCRVVHGGGRFTKPIRVTGAITSAIRGFADMAPVHIPPACDLLEQMLRRRPVLPVFAVFDTAFHAEMPDLAQAYGLPHELVEGRKIRRYGFHGIAHQFVSGRLMELVHPSQPGLRTVTCHLGSGASLSAELDGVSIDTTMGFSPLEGLMMERRSGDIDPGLVLYLLRTGMTSKRLYQLLNAESGMLGISGRSGDVRDLEASAASGDDRSRLALAVFAYRAAKALAGMVVALGGVDAIAFHGGIGQHSPEMRGRICGYLECLGIHLDERSNGGADGATESLISATGSKAEVWVVPADEEYAMTMQASALLANGPTATTARSRSAALAQASA; encoded by the coding sequence ATGAAGCCGACCGTTTTAGCCGTGAATCCGGGCAGCTCATCTCTGAAATTCGCGCTATTCGAATTGGACATCGCGACTGGACGACCTGAGCGCCATGCGCTGCTTACGGGAGCCGTAGACCGGATGGGTACGCCACACGCGGCGCTCCGCTGGACCTGCTCCGCGGGCAAAACGGGTGAGACCGCAGTCCCCGGCATCGGCATGGCGGATGCCTGGAGCGCCGTGCAGCGGAGTCTGGTTGGTGCGCCGCTTCCGATTGCGATTGTCTGCCGCGTGGTTCACGGCGGCGGGCGGTTTACGAAGCCCATCCGCGTCACCGGCGCTATCACCAGCGCCATCCGCGGATTTGCCGACATGGCGCCCGTCCACATTCCCCCGGCGTGCGACCTGCTGGAGCAGATGCTGCGGCGTAGACCGGTGCTGCCTGTATTCGCCGTGTTTGACACGGCATTTCACGCAGAGATGCCCGACCTCGCTCAAGCGTACGGCCTGCCTCACGAACTGGTTGAGGGAAGGAAGATTCGGAGGTACGGTTTCCACGGCATCGCGCACCAGTTCGTCTCCGGCCGCCTGATGGAGCTGGTGCACCCGTCCCAGCCGGGCCTGCGCACCGTCACCTGCCATCTGGGCAGCGGCGCAAGCCTCTCAGCCGAACTTGATGGAGTGAGTATCGACACCACGATGGGCTTTAGCCCGCTGGAGGGTCTGATGATGGAACGCCGGTCCGGCGACATCGATCCCGGGCTCGTGCTCTACCTACTGCGGACCGGCATGACCAGTAAGCGCCTCTATCAACTGCTGAACGCCGAGAGCGGCATGCTGGGCATATCGGGTCGGAGCGGTGATGTCCGCGATCTGGAAGCGAGCGCCGCTTCCGGAGATGACCGGAGCCGTCTGGCCCTGGCGGTATTCGCCTATCGAGCGGCAAAGGCGCTCGCCGGCATGGTTGTGGCGCTGGGCGGTGTGGATGCCATCGCGTTTCACGGCGGCATCGGGCAGCATTCGCCAGAGATGCGCGGGCGGATTTGCGGCTACCTCGAATGCCTGGGTATCCATCTCGATGAGCGCAGCAACGGCGGCGCCGATGGTGCGACCGAGTCGCTCATTTCGGCTACCGGATCGAAGGCCGAGGTGTGGGTTGTGCCGGCCGATGAGGAGTATGCGATGACCATGCAGGCATCTGCGCTCCTGGCGAACGGGCCAACGGCAACCACAGCCAGGTCGCGATCTGCTGCGCTGGCTCAAGCCTCAGCCTAG
- a CDS encoding RHS repeat protein, with the protein MVWGGGNRNSKRIPRSPRVTSRRDFLKAAAITVGATAAGAAGLASSQEPAFASGGINPPSPPQPGAPSSWQASHAIRFGNVNLSTGNVQLQFGVTGWSGRTGLGFGLVFNSQSTRTTAVGPKWTHSYNWYIISGNPAVVIRPDGTETAFYGSGSSFTAPVGCYDTLVQNADSTWTLTAKDQTLYKFNTSGQLVSIVDTFGNTVTVAWSGGVITSITDSVSRAFTLGYTSGKLTSVTDCVSNQWTLAYDSSGRLASITWPLLGGTAYDYSFGYDANNNVNSITDRKTNPWTYSYFNTNCLASVSGPSGSGESVFYALISGSSTPIRYGASPPPWPKAAKTTIVWTDPNLNTVTYAFDSNGFLVAMRDGLGDQSAFLYDANNNRNSVQLPSGKTTTSVWDSHGNKLSQKDPLGNEDQWTWNGAGQMLTHTDANLNETQYGYNANYGLTSVTRPDLGLIQYTLNSTGERTQITDQMLRVTTFGIDTYGHTTSRTNGLLKTTYWVYSKNSLLTQRTGADSRVTNYTQDAWGRLIGIAFPTSGAPSIALTLDAEGNLTEAVDGTGTRYFTVNAWGNRTQQTDPRGTTTAVYDAGQRLTSQTDVTGRITNYTYDAANNTVKVADSTSSASTTYNVDGLKTVVVTSDGVTKTNGYDGANRLTSVVHTNTSTKATIAGYTVTLDAGGRRTKVVEQPSGDITEYVWDSCNRLTSETRTGVRPYSGGYTYDASDLRLTAKIIINGTTVHNGAYDYNAAALLATCDDSATGLNETYTWNSDETLASWPGGSSALSADYDEDGHLLSLAVGGTTAYEYGYAFDGGRRWKKDISAAAWTWFPCGVACSAGDLVEQTSDLTGQSWSTSAVYLRGMGCGSSIYRRNSEWHLFDAGGTAGVITDGSANVLSNNLYDAFGVLMYTSGSAATQWRFLGRFVEEEGLVASAGGGGDMLVARGAGIGGRHRDCRGLSPGACYECEMARMAGKVDPTLACLVANLHCGSHADCNPPPPGGLPMDKLKCMAACAAFCTLLFPVGPPSGWATCFKDCIRLDCEITDAG; encoded by the coding sequence ATGGTATGGGGGGGGGGCAATCGCAATTCAAAACGGATACCGCGTTCGCCCCGCGTAACTTCGCGGCGTGATTTCCTCAAGGCGGCGGCCATTACGGTCGGCGCCACCGCCGCCGGTGCGGCGGGCCTCGCCTCCAGCCAGGAGCCGGCATTCGCGTCCGGCGGCATCAACCCTCCCTCCCCACCACAGCCGGGCGCGCCCTCCAGCTGGCAGGCCAGCCATGCCATCCGGTTTGGTAACGTGAACCTCTCCACCGGCAACGTGCAGCTGCAGTTTGGCGTTACCGGCTGGTCCGGCCGCACCGGGCTGGGATTTGGGCTTGTCTTCAATAGCCAGAGCACCCGCACTACGGCCGTTGGGCCAAAGTGGACCCACAGCTATAACTGGTATATCATCAGCGGCAATCCGGCCGTGGTAATCCGGCCGGACGGAACGGAGACGGCGTTTTACGGCAGCGGCAGCAGCTTCACTGCGCCGGTGGGGTGTTACGACACGCTGGTTCAGAATGCCGACTCCACCTGGACCCTCACGGCGAAGGACCAGACGCTCTACAAGTTCAACACCAGCGGCCAGCTGGTCTCCATCGTAGACACCTTTGGCAACACCGTCACCGTTGCCTGGAGCGGCGGGGTCATCACCAGCATCACCGATTCGGTGAGCCGCGCCTTCACCCTGGGATACACCAGCGGCAAGCTGACCAGCGTGACCGACTGCGTATCCAACCAGTGGACGCTGGCCTACGACAGTTCGGGCCGCCTCGCCAGCATCACGTGGCCGCTGCTCGGTGGGACCGCCTATGACTACAGTTTTGGGTACGACGCGAACAATAACGTCAACTCCATCACCGACCGAAAAACCAACCCGTGGACCTACAGCTATTTCAACACCAACTGCCTCGCCAGTGTCTCCGGGCCGTCCGGCAGCGGGGAGAGCGTGTTCTATGCGCTGATCTCCGGGTCCAGCACACCCATCCGGTATGGCGCGTCGCCGCCACCCTGGCCAAAGGCCGCAAAGACGACCATCGTGTGGACGGATCCCAATCTGAACACGGTGACGTATGCGTTCGACAGCAATGGGTTCCTCGTCGCAATGCGGGATGGGCTCGGGGATCAAAGCGCCTTCCTGTACGACGCGAACAATAACCGCAACAGTGTGCAGCTGCCCTCCGGCAAGACCACCACCTCAGTCTGGGACAGCCACGGAAACAAACTCAGCCAGAAGGACCCGCTCGGAAACGAGGACCAGTGGACCTGGAACGGCGCCGGCCAGATGCTGACACACACCGATGCGAACCTGAACGAAACGCAGTACGGCTACAACGCGAACTACGGACTTACCTCCGTGACGCGGCCGGACCTTGGACTGATTCAGTACACCCTGAACAGCACGGGCGAGCGGACGCAGATTACCGACCAGATGCTGCGGGTCACCACTTTCGGCATCGATACCTATGGCCATACCACCAGCCGCACCAATGGGCTGCTGAAGACCACCTACTGGGTCTACAGCAAGAACAGCCTTCTCACGCAGCGCACCGGGGCCGACAGCCGGGTCACCAACTACACGCAGGACGCGTGGGGTCGTTTGATCGGCATCGCCTTCCCAACCAGCGGCGCGCCATCGATCGCGTTGACGCTCGATGCGGAGGGCAACCTGACCGAGGCTGTAGACGGCACCGGCACGCGGTATTTCACCGTGAACGCCTGGGGCAACCGGACGCAGCAGACAGACCCGCGCGGAACCACAACCGCCGTCTACGATGCCGGGCAGCGGCTGACGAGCCAGACCGACGTTACCGGCCGCATCACAAACTACACCTACGACGCGGCGAACAACACCGTGAAAGTGGCCGACAGCACCTCAAGCGCGTCGACAACCTACAACGTTGACGGCCTCAAGACAGTGGTGGTCACCTCGGACGGCGTTACAAAAACCAACGGCTACGATGGCGCTAACCGGCTGACTTCCGTGGTGCACACCAATACGTCGACCAAGGCGACCATCGCCGGCTACACCGTAACGCTGGACGCCGGCGGCCGCAGGACCAAAGTTGTGGAGCAGCCGAGCGGCGACATCACGGAGTACGTCTGGGATTCGTGCAACCGGCTCACCTCCGAGACCCGCACCGGCGTCCGGCCCTACTCCGGCGGATACACCTACGATGCGAGCGACCTGCGTCTCACGGCGAAGATCATCATCAACGGCACAACGGTGCATAACGGCGCCTACGACTACAATGCCGCCGCGCTCCTGGCCACGTGCGACGACTCGGCCACCGGGCTGAATGAGACCTACACGTGGAACAGCGACGAGACACTGGCATCATGGCCGGGCGGTTCGAGCGCGCTCTCGGCCGATTACGACGAAGACGGTCACCTACTGAGCCTGGCCGTGGGCGGCACAACAGCCTACGAATACGGCTATGCCTTCGACGGCGGGCGGAGGTGGAAGAAAGACATTTCGGCTGCCGCCTGGACCTGGTTCCCGTGCGGCGTCGCCTGCAGCGCGGGCGACCTCGTGGAGCAGACGAGCGATCTCACGGGCCAGTCATGGTCAACCAGCGCGGTCTACCTCCGCGGCATGGGCTGCGGCTCATCCATCTACCGCCGCAACTCGGAATGGCACCTTTTCGACGCCGGCGGAACAGCCGGCGTGATCACCGACGGCTCCGCCAACGTGCTCAGCAACAACCTGTACGACGCGTTTGGTGTGCTAATGTACACCAGCGGCTCGGCCGCAACGCAGTGGCGCTTCCTGGGTCGGTTCGTGGAGGAGGAGGGGTTGGTGGCGAGTGCAGGGGGCGGAGGGGATATGCTGGTGGCGAGGGGGGCAGGAATCGGTGGCCGACATCGCGACTGCCGCGGCCTCTCGCCTGGCGCATGCTACGAATGTGAGATGGCCCGAATGGCGGGCAAGGTGGACCCGACCTTGGCGTGCCTCGTCGCGAACCTCCACTGCGGCTCCCACGCAGATTGCAACCCGCCGCCGCCAGGCGGACTGCCGATGGACAAGCTAAAATGTATGGCGGCGTGCGCGGCATTTTGCACACTTCTGTTTCCTGTCGGACCGCCATCGGGGTGGGCAACGTGCTTCAAGGATTGCATTCGGCTAGACTGCGAAATCACGGACGCTGGATAG
- a CDS encoding DUF4838 domain-containing protein, giving the protein MISRRDLVAGLLATAAGTAGSAGAARHEAGQDAEVTLVKDGAARSVILIPDDAPAPVRYGAAQLQHFLAAMSGAKIPIRTPGATAGYAAAIQLQSDSSLGSEEFAIHATGNDRGGAVVIRGGGDRGVLYGCFYLLDEMLGCRWFTQTASLIPRRSSIGVPVGDVRQKPAFEYREPYAAECFVKEWTVRNRLNGSHYPLDASVGGRVEYGPYFVHTFSVIIPPEKYFASHPEYFSMVNGKRMNGYAQLCLTNPDVLRITIDTVKDWIRKNPQATIFSVSQNDTYYFCQCPLCKAIDDAEGAPSGSLLRFVNAVAAAIGKEYPHVLIDTLAYQWSEDPPRITRPLPNVRIRLAPIGACVAHAFDGCPANSHVYANLQAWSAITGQLYMWHYSTNFAAYLQPLPNLNEIGADLPLMKKHGVVGVFYEGDYARGGGGFDQELNSYLMARLMWDPTRAPGPIIREYLRGVYGAGAKGVQRWLTRLHQPSVEHGVDAHIYDGSGAAYLAPATLLAGDADLVGAAAAARPGEHREAVERARLGIQYTRLVQKQPAYAVTGEEYAPEIGPDYQSLESAVTQKIHRYGITQIREGQEVSHFFNWLAGRRVSYPLNTLQDARLRVDVVPALGCRLLSLIDKRFTRNLLQPARLGDDGYPASGGYEESLSAGYHGPGWNAAFVVASAGSDHLSAHAVVGALHVQRSLRLSATSLVLTTTVENRSESPQTVTLRTRPQFAAAPGAVWEVDYKEANGASLKLPRTVGNGKPRDTITLPNTPSTIPDGAWSVNLGDSVVAIQFDLKQVAEAVYDRDTAQGRVNLELVSVPWQLEPGDRATFTQTWTVSS; this is encoded by the coding sequence TTGATAAGCCGACGAGATCTGGTTGCCGGGCTGTTAGCCACTGCTGCCGGTACCGCTGGTTCAGCGGGCGCTGCGCGACACGAAGCCGGTCAGGATGCGGAAGTGACGCTCGTGAAAGACGGGGCGGCGCGCAGCGTCATCCTGATTCCGGATGACGCCCCGGCGCCTGTGCGTTACGGGGCTGCCCAGCTTCAGCACTTTCTGGCCGCGATGTCGGGGGCCAAGATACCCATCCGGACACCTGGGGCTACAGCCGGTTACGCTGCAGCCATTCAGCTGCAATCCGACTCCTCACTGGGCTCCGAGGAGTTCGCGATTCACGCCACCGGAAATGACCGCGGCGGAGCAGTCGTCATCCGGGGCGGCGGAGACCGCGGCGTGCTGTATGGCTGCTTCTACCTGCTGGATGAGATGCTGGGCTGCCGTTGGTTCACGCAGACTGCCTCGTTGATTCCCCGGCGCAGCTCCATCGGCGTGCCGGTCGGCGACGTTCGGCAGAAGCCGGCGTTTGAGTATCGTGAGCCTTATGCCGCAGAGTGCTTTGTGAAGGAGTGGACGGTTCGCAACCGCCTCAACGGCAGCCACTATCCGCTGGATGCCTCCGTTGGAGGCCGCGTGGAGTACGGGCCGTACTTCGTCCATACGTTCAGCGTGATCATTCCACCGGAAAAGTACTTCGCCAGCCATCCCGAGTACTTCAGCATGGTCAACGGTAAGCGGATGAATGGATATGCCCAGCTCTGTCTGACCAACCCCGACGTGCTGCGCATCACCATCGACACGGTGAAAGACTGGATCCGCAAAAACCCGCAGGCAACCATCTTCTCGGTCTCACAGAACGATACCTACTACTTCTGCCAATGCCCGCTCTGCAAAGCCATCGACGATGCGGAAGGCGCGCCATCGGGGTCGCTGCTGCGCTTTGTGAATGCGGTGGCTGCCGCAATCGGCAAGGAGTACCCGCACGTACTGATCGATACGCTGGCATACCAGTGGTCTGAAGACCCGCCTCGCATCACTCGCCCGCTGCCCAACGTGCGCATCCGTCTGGCGCCGATCGGAGCGTGCGTAGCCCATGCGTTCGACGGCTGCCCCGCCAACTCCCACGTCTATGCCAACCTGCAGGCCTGGAGCGCCATCACCGGGCAGCTCTACATGTGGCACTACAGCACCAACTTCGCGGCCTATCTGCAGCCTTTGCCAAACCTCAACGAAATCGGCGCCGATCTGCCGTTGATGAAGAAGCATGGGGTGGTAGGCGTCTTCTATGAGGGCGATTATGCGCGGGGCGGAGGCGGCTTCGATCAGGAGCTGAACAGTTACCTGATGGCCAGGCTGATGTGGGACCCAACCCGCGCTCCCGGCCCGATTATTCGCGAATACCTTCGTGGAGTTTACGGCGCCGGCGCCAAGGGTGTGCAGCGATGGTTGACCCGGCTGCATCAGCCTTCGGTGGAGCATGGCGTGGATGCCCACATCTATGATGGGTCTGGCGCAGCCTACCTTGCCCCGGCTACGCTCCTCGCCGGCGACGCGGACCTTGTCGGCGCGGCTGCCGCCGCGCGTCCAGGCGAGCATCGCGAGGCGGTAGAGCGCGCTCGGCTCGGCATTCAGTATACGCGGTTGGTACAGAAGCAGCCTGCCTATGCCGTCACGGGCGAAGAGTACGCCCCAGAGATCGGTCCGGACTATCAATCGCTTGAATCGGCCGTAACGCAGAAGATTCACCGGTACGGCATCACACAGATCCGGGAGGGCCAGGAGGTATCGCACTTCTTCAACTGGCTCGCCGGCCGGCGCGTAAGCTATCCCCTAAACACACTTCAGGACGCCCGACTGCGTGTGGATGTGGTGCCGGCACTGGGCTGCCGGCTGCTCAGCCTCATCGACAAACGGTTTACGCGAAATCTGCTTCAGCCGGCGCGGCTCGGAGATGATGGCTACCCGGCGTCCGGCGGCTATGAGGAGTCACTGAGTGCCGGCTACCACGGACCGGGTTGGAACGCCGCGTTTGTGGTGGCATCCGCCGGCAGTGATCATCTCTCGGCGCATGCCGTGGTTGGGGCGCTGCACGTTCAACGCTCGCTTCGGCTGTCGGCCACGTCGCTGGTGCTTACGACGACCGTTGAAAACCGGTCCGAAAGCCCGCAGACCGTAACGCTTAGAACCCGGCCGCAGTTTGCCGCGGCTCCCGGGGCGGTGTGGGAGGTGGATTACAAGGAGGCAAATGGCGCCTCCTTAAAGTTGCCTCGCACCGTGGGAAACGGCAAGCCCCGAGATACGATAACCTTACCGAATACGCCCAGCACGATTCCGGACGGCGCGTGGAGCGTGAATCTGGGTGACTCCGTGGTGGCAATCCAGTTCGATCTGAAGCAGGTGGCCGAAGCCGTGTATGATCGTGACACGGCACAAGGTCGAGTGAACCTGGAACTGGTATCCGTACCGTGGCAGCTGGAACCCGGCGACAGGGCGACGTTTACGCAAACGTGGACCGTCTCCTCGTAA
- a CDS encoding ABC transporter permease, translating to MSARPSSHRLPRLREAGILFFILAIAATARAVQPAFFQSENLRNILLDLPIIVTAAMGMSLVLLTRQIDLSVGSALGLCGMAVGLTLKSHPQLSVGTAMALGVGLGALLGAVNGALVTVTAIPPIIATLGTLSIYRGLAFMVAHGREIDPSDVPQRLLNLSRGSAAGAPVIVWVAAAVATATGLFLARMRSGRSLYAVGGNPDAARLAGINVNLCKFLAFVASGALAGLAAVLYASRFGFVNPGETGVGFELAVIAACVIGGIDVFGGVGSISGALLGCLLLAVMNNALAVTGLSGRWQLAAYGAMILLGIGSDALIRARRGEVSPADVY from the coding sequence ATGAGTGCGCGCCCGTCGTCGCACCGCCTGCCACGGCTCCGCGAAGCGGGCATCCTCTTCTTTATCCTCGCCATCGCCGCCACGGCCCGCGCCGTTCAGCCCGCGTTCTTTCAAAGCGAAAACCTGCGAAACATCCTGCTCGATCTGCCGATTATCGTCACCGCGGCGATGGGCATGAGCCTGGTTCTGCTGACGCGTCAGATCGACCTTTCGGTTGGCAGCGCGCTTGGCCTGTGCGGTATGGCCGTGGGACTTACGCTCAAATCGCATCCACAGCTCAGCGTCGGCACGGCGATGGCGCTTGGCGTGGGCCTCGGCGCACTGCTTGGAGCCGTCAACGGCGCACTTGTAACCGTGACGGCAATACCTCCCATCATCGCCACACTCGGAACGCTCAGCATCTATCGCGGGCTGGCGTTCATGGTTGCCCACGGCCGTGAAATCGATCCGTCGGACGTGCCGCAGCGGCTGCTGAACCTCTCGCGCGGATCTGCGGCCGGGGCGCCCGTTATTGTCTGGGTGGCTGCCGCCGTTGCAACGGCCACCGGGCTGTTTCTGGCGAGGATGCGTAGTGGGCGCTCTCTCTATGCCGTCGGGGGCAACCCGGATGCCGCGCGCCTGGCGGGCATCAACGTCAACCTCTGCAAGTTTCTCGCGTTCGTCGCAAGCGGCGCGCTCGCCGGCCTGGCGGCAGTACTCTATGCGTCGCGGTTCGGCTTCGTGAATCCCGGTGAAACCGGCGTGGGCTTCGAACTTGCCGTGATTGCCGCATGCGTCATCGGTGGCATCGACGTATTCGGCGGGGTCGGCAGCATCAGCGGCGCCCTGCTTGGCTGTCTGCTGCTCGCCGTGATGAACAACGCTCTGGCAGTCACCGGGCTCTCCGGCCGGTGGCAGCTGGCCGCTTATGGCGCGATGATCCTGCTTGGGATCGGGTCCGACGCATTGATCCGGGCGCGGCGCGGCGAAGTGAGCCCCGCCGACGTCTACTAG
- a CDS encoding ABC transporter permease, which translates to MPQAAAQTKAAPAPGSVERYLPEIVCCLLLIGAFVAGSHLSRHFLNARYLLQATSAYMETGIMALAMTLIIVAGKIDLSVASTLSLSACATALLNTAAGVPLPVALLCGLLLGGLLGLLNGLMIVKLRLPSLTVTLGTLALYRGVAQILLGDHSIARFPDWFAGIDYRYVGPLPLPLVLFLCLAVGAAVLLHRTAFGRTLYAQGAGHTASRYSGVAVGRNTVVLFTLSGLMAAIAGLIMTSRLGVARFDLGLGLELNVITAVVLGGADIFGGRGTIFGTVTALFLLGIVRDAMGVANITAQEQLIVMGVLLLLSVGLANLLRGRAGGALRGR; encoded by the coding sequence ATGCCGCAAGCTGCAGCGCAAACCAAAGCGGCGCCGGCGCCCGGGTCGGTCGAGCGATACCTTCCCGAGATCGTCTGCTGCCTCCTTTTGATCGGCGCCTTTGTCGCCGGGTCGCACCTCTCACGCCATTTCCTCAACGCCCGGTACCTTTTGCAGGCAACCTCCGCCTACATGGAGACCGGGATTATGGCGTTGGCGATGACTCTCATTATCGTCGCCGGCAAAATCGATCTCTCGGTAGCGAGCACGCTCAGCCTGTCAGCCTGTGCCACGGCTCTGCTCAATACGGCGGCGGGCGTTCCTCTGCCAGTGGCGCTGCTCTGCGGCCTGCTGTTGGGAGGCCTGCTCGGGCTGCTGAACGGCTTGATGATTGTAAAGCTGCGACTTCCGTCGCTCACCGTGACACTGGGCACTCTGGCGCTCTACCGCGGCGTGGCCCAGATACTGCTCGGCGATCACAGCATTGCCCGTTTTCCCGATTGGTTTGCCGGGATCGACTACCGGTATGTAGGACCGCTGCCGCTGCCGCTGGTCCTGTTCCTGTGCCTGGCTGTGGGCGCGGCGGTGCTGCTCCACCGCACGGCGTTTGGTCGCACACTGTATGCCCAGGGCGCCGGCCACACAGCCAGTCGCTACTCCGGCGTGGCCGTGGGCCGAAACACGGTTGTGCTGTTCACGCTCTCCGGCCTGATGGCGGCTATCGCCGGGCTCATAATGACGTCGCGGCTCGGCGTCGCCCGGTTCGACCTGGGCCTCGGTTTGGAATTGAACGTCATCACTGCGGTCGTTCTGGGAGGCGCAGACATCTTCGGTGGACGCGGCACCATCTTCGGCACAGTTACCGCACTCTTTCTGCTCGGAATCGTGCGTGATGCGATGGGCGTCGCCAATATCACCGCGCAGGAGCAACTGATCGTGATGGGCGTTCTGCTGCTGCTATCGGTAGGGCTGGCGAATCTGCTGCGTGGTCGTGCCGGCGGCGCATTGAGGGGGCGTTGA
- a CDS encoding substrate-binding domain-containing protein, which translates to MLPPYRVRLFVIAALLPAALAAGCSKRSPQAIAGGHKAATGPVTVVYIPKNTGNPYFDSIVQGFKKGCGELHDTFTTVAPATADAASQIPFIQDQVQRGVSAIAISPNSPDAIKPALKQAMAQGIVVVAVNGDMPGSEDGREACVLPMDFGITGTSQLDLVSGLIGGKGDFAILSATTDAPDQNTWIASMKAALKTPKYAGLHLVQIAYGNDDPQKSLTEAQGLLTQFPNLKCIDAPTSVGIAAAAQAVEVANAAGRVQVTGLGTPNQMRRFVKDGTVKKFALWSPFDEGYLAAYLIHGMVKGAIKPGAGVSFPAGTLGNRQFGAKNVVVTGPPLVFDASNIDKYHF; encoded by the coding sequence ATGCTGCCGCCATACCGAGTTCGTCTCTTCGTCATCGCCGCTCTGCTTCCCGCTGCATTGGCGGCGGGTTGTTCCAAGCGATCGCCACAGGCGATCGCCGGCGGACACAAGGCCGCGACCGGGCCGGTAACCGTGGTCTACATTCCCAAGAACACGGGCAATCCTTACTTCGACAGCATTGTGCAGGGGTTCAAGAAGGGCTGTGGCGAACTGCACGACACTTTCACCACGGTCGCGCCGGCCACCGCCGATGCCGCTTCGCAGATTCCGTTTATCCAGGACCAGGTCCAGCGTGGGGTTTCGGCAATCGCCATATCACCCAACTCACCCGACGCAATCAAGCCGGCGCTGAAACAGGCGATGGCGCAAGGCATCGTGGTGGTTGCCGTAAATGGCGACATGCCGGGCAGCGAGGACGGCCGTGAGGCCTGTGTGCTCCCGATGGATTTCGGCATCACGGGAACCAGCCAGCTGGACCTGGTGAGCGGGTTGATCGGCGGAAAGGGCGACTTTGCCATACTGAGCGCCACCACGGACGCACCGGACCAAAACACCTGGATTGCTTCGATGAAAGCCGCGCTGAAGACGCCTAAATATGCCGGGCTGCACCTGGTGCAGATTGCGTACGGCAACGACGATCCGCAAAAGAGCCTTACCGAGGCGCAGGGGCTGCTCACCCAGTTTCCCAACCTGAAATGCATCGATGCGCCTACGTCGGTGGGTATCGCTGCCGCCGCACAGGCCGTGGAGGTAGCCAACGCCGCCGGACGCGTCCAGGTAACCGGGTTGGGCACACCGAACCAGATGCGACGATTTGTCAAGGACGGCACCGTCAAGAAGTTCGCCCTCTGGAGCCCGTTTGATGAAGGCTATCTCGCGGCATATCTCATCCACGGGATGGTCAAGGGCGCCATCAAGCCCGGCGCAGGCGTTTCATTTCCCGCCGGTACACTGGGAAACCGTCAGTTTGGCGCAAAGAACGTCGTGGTAACCGGGCCGCCACTGGTGTTCGACGCCTCCAACATCGACAAGTACCACTTCTAA